One segment of Fuscovulum ytuae DNA contains the following:
- a CDS encoding trimethylamine methyltransferase family protein: protein MDEVRHQRAGRAARAAERSRKGARVGRPYILRNIPTYDVLSEESLIRIERAADRILAETGIEFRDDPVALEHWRRAGAEVEGLLVKFPPGMLREVLQSAPAEFVQHARNPAKSVVIGGKSVVFAPAYGSPFVMDLDKGRRFGTLEDFQNFIKLAQASPNFHHSGGTICEPTDIAVNKRHLDMVMAHLTLSDRPFMGSVTAEERAEDSIDMARIVFGRDFVDANCVILGNVNVNSPLVWDGTMTRSLRAYARANQAAVVVPFILGGAMGPVTNAGAIAQSLAETMAGCALTQLERKGAPVIFGNFLSSMSLRSGSPTFGTPEPAIGSMVIGQLCRRLNLPLRCSGNFTTSKLPDAQAMMEGTMSMLAAVQCGANFILHSAGFLDGLLSMSYEKFMLDADLCGSLHSYLDGVKIDDDQLAVEAFAEVGPGNHFFGCSHTMAHYETAFWDSELSDNEPFEKWEAAGSVDAATRANRAWKQRLAEYEAPPMEAGTRAALEDFVARKKAEMADMWY from the coding sequence ATGGATGAGGTGCGGCATCAAAGGGCGGGGCGGGCGGCGCGGGCGGCGGAACGGTCGCGCAAGGGCGCGCGGGTCGGGCGGCCCTATATTCTGCGCAACATCCCCACTTATGACGTTCTCTCGGAAGAGAGCCTGATCCGCATCGAGCGGGCGGCGGACCGCATCCTTGCCGAGACGGGGATCGAGTTTCGCGATGACCCCGTGGCCTTGGAGCATTGGCGGCGCGCGGGGGCGGAGGTGGAGGGGCTTTTGGTGAAGTTCCCGCCGGGTATGCTGCGCGAGGTGTTGCAATCGGCCCCGGCGGAGTTCGTGCAGCATGCGCGGAACCCCGCAAAATCGGTGGTGATCGGGGGGAAATCGGTCGTCTTTGCACCTGCCTATGGCAGCCCTTTCGTGATGGACCTTGATAAGGGGCGACGCTTCGGGACGCTGGAGGATTTCCAGAATTTCATCAAGCTGGCCCAGGCATCCCCCAATTTCCATCATTCGGGCGGCACGATCTGCGAGCCCACCGATATTGCGGTGAACAAGCGGCATCTTGATATGGTGATGGCGCATCTGACGCTGTCGGATCGGCCCTTCATGGGGTCGGTCACGGCCGAGGAGCGGGCGGAAGACAGTATCGACATGGCGCGGATCGTCTTTGGCCGCGATTTTGTGGATGCCAATTGCGTGATCCTTGGCAATGTGAACGTCAATTCGCCGCTGGTCTGGGACGGCACGATGACCCGGTCCCTGCGGGCCTATGCGCGGGCAAATCAGGCGGCTGTGGTGGTGCCCTTCATCCTTGGCGGCGCGATGGGGCCAGTGACCAATGCCGGGGCCATCGCGCAATCCTTGGCCGAAACGATGGCGGGCTGTGCGCTGACGCAGTTGGAGCGGAAGGGCGCGCCGGTCATCTTTGGCAACTTCTTGTCGTCGATGTCCTTGCGGTCTGGCAGCCCGACCTTCGGCACGCCGGAACCGGCCATCGGGTCCATGGTGATCGGGCAGCTGTGCCGCCGTCTGAACTTGCCTTTGCGCTGTTCGGGGAACTTCACCACGTCAAAGCTGCCCGATGCGCAGGCGATGATGGAAGGGACGATGTCCATGCTGGCCGCCGTGCAATGCGGGGCGAATTTCATCCTGCATTCGGCGGGTTTCCTCGATGGGCTTTTGTCGATGTCCTATGAGAAGTTCATGCTGGATGCCGACCTGTGCGGTAGCCTGCATTCCTATCTGGACGGGGTGAAGATCGACGACGACCAATTGGCGGTGGAGGCCTTTGCCGAAGTGGGACCGGGCAACCATTTCTTTGGCTGCTCGCACACCATGGCGCATTACGAAACCGCCTTCTGGGACAGCGAATTGTCCGACAATGAGCCCTTTGAAAAATGGGAGGCGGCGGGGTCTGTAGATGCCGCCACGCGCGCCAATCGGGCCTGGAAGCAGCGGCTGGCGGAGTATGAGGCCCCGCCGATGGAGGCAGGGACACGCGCGGCGCTGGAGGATTTCGTGGCGCGGAAGAAGGCCGAGATGGCCGATATGTGGTATTAG
- a CDS encoding alpha-D-glucose phosphate-specific phosphoglucomutase, with amino-acid sequence MTIRTIATTPIAGQKPGTSGLRKKTPVFMGHHYLENFVQSIFDVVGAAGKTFVLGGDGRYFNDRAAQVILRMAAANGAARVIVGQGAILSTPAASHLIRLNKTDGGIIMSASHNPGGPEEDFGVKFNMPNGGPAPEGVTEAMYRRTTEITAYKIVEAQDVDLGRIGRTSLAGMVVDVVDPVADYAALMERLFDFDAIRAMFAGGFRMRMDSMCAVTGPYAVEILERRLGAPAGTCVNATPLPDFGGMHPDPNPTWAKALMDEMFGEDAPDFGAASDGDGDRNMVVGRGIYVSPSDSLAVLAANAHLAPGYAKGVKGVARSMPTSAAADRVAEALGIGSYETPTGWKFFGNLLDAGRATICGEESFGTGSDHVREKDGLWAVLLWLNILAVRKETVAEILAQHWARFGRNYYSRHDFEAIAADKAEAMMSALRGALPGLKGREVEGMTIAAADDFAYTDPVDGSVSSKQGLRVMFEDGSRFVLRLSGTGTEGATLRMYLERTAPGPAGLDLDPQEALAPVIRAAHGLARIADFTGRKSPDVVT; translated from the coding sequence ATGACCATCCGCACCATCGCAACAACGCCTATTGCGGGGCAGAAACCCGGCACGTCCGGCCTGCGGAAAAAGACCCCGGTCTTCATGGGGCATCACTATCTGGAGAATTTCGTCCAGAGCATTTTCGATGTGGTGGGGGCGGCGGGAAAGACCTTCGTCCTTGGGGGGGATGGGCGCTATTTCAATGACCGCGCCGCGCAGGTCATCTTGCGGATGGCGGCGGCGAATGGGGCAGCGCGGGTGATCGTCGGGCAGGGGGCGATCCTGTCGACGCCTGCGGCAAGCCACCTGATCCGGCTGAACAAGACGGATGGCGGGATCATCATGTCGGCAAGCCACAATCCCGGCGGGCCGGAGGAGGATTTCGGGGTCAAGTTCAACATGCCCAATGGCGGCCCCGCGCCCGAGGGCGTGACCGAAGCCATGTATCGCCGCACGACCGAGATCACCGCCTACAAGATTGTCGAGGCGCAGGATGTGGACCTTGGCCGCATCGGGCGCACCTCGCTGGCGGGCATGGTGGTGGATGTGGTGGACCCCGTGGCCGATTACGCCGCGCTGATGGAACGCCTGTTCGATTTCGACGCGATCCGGGCGATGTTTGCAGGCGGGTTCCGCATGCGGATGGATTCGATGTGCGCCGTCACCGGGCCTTATGCGGTGGAGATCTTGGAGCGGCGTCTGGGCGCGCCCGCCGGGACATGTGTCAACGCGACCCCGCTGCCGGATTTCGGAGGGATGCATCCCGACCCGAACCCAACATGGGCCAAGGCCCTGATGGATGAGATGTTCGGAGAGGACGCGCCGGATTTCGGCGCGGCTTCGGATGGGGATGGGGATCGCAACATGGTGGTGGGGCGGGGCATCTATGTCTCGCCTTCCGACAGCCTTGCGGTGCTGGCCGCGAATGCGCATCTGGCACCGGGCTATGCCAAGGGGGTGAAGGGGGTGGCGCGGTCCATGCCCACCTCGGCGGCGGCGGATCGGGTGGCAGAGGCGCTGGGTATCGGGTCCTATGAGACGCCGACGGGGTGGAAATTCTTCGGCAACCTTCTGGACGCGGGCCGCGCCACGATCTGCGGTGAGGAAAGCTTCGGCACCGGGTCCGACCATGTGCGTGAAAAGGACGGGCTTTGGGCGGTGCTTCTGTGGCTGAATATCTTGGCCGTGCGGAAAGAGACGGTGGCCGAGATTTTGGCGCAGCATTGGGCGCGCTTCGGGCGGAACTATTACAGCCGCCACGATTTTGAGGCGATTGCCGCCGACAAGGCCGAGGCGATGATGAGCGCGCTGCGTGGTGCCTTGCCGGGTCTGAAGGGGCGGGAGGTGGAGGGGATGACCATCGCCGCCGCAGATGATTTTGCCTATACCGATCCGGTGGATGGGTCGGTCAGCAGCAAGCAGGGCCTGCGGGTGATGTTCGAGGACGGGTCGCGCTTCGTGCTGCGCCTGTCGGGGACAGGCACAGAAGGCGCGACGCTGCGGATGTATCTGGAGCGCACGGCGCCGGGGCCTGCGGGGTTGGACCTTGATCCGCAAGAGGCGCTGGCCCCGGTGATCCGGGCCGCGCATGGGCTGGCGCGGATTGCCGATTTCACGGGGCGCAAATCGCCCGACGTGGTGACCTGA